The genomic DNA CTTCGACTCTCGGCGGTGCGTTCGGCATCGCGATTATCGTTTCGGTATACTCGGCGCTGTCGGCAACCGTCTCGCTCGCAGCAGCAGGAAGTGTGGCGTTTATCGTTAACGTCGGGCTGCTCGCGTTCGCATTTGTCTTCGCTCTCGTTGTGATTCCAAAGACGAGCGTGAAAGACAAGTAGGGTGAAGCGGAACTTTTTATGACGTGTAAAAGTTGTGATAGCATTGACAGAACAAATTGATGCGGGAGCGAATGAGTAATGAAAATTGGGGTTATTTCAGATTTGCACATCGATCGTTATCACAGCGAGACGCTGCAGCAAAAAGATTTTTCTCTGACGCTTGCAAACGAAGTGTCTCGGGCGTCGCTTGATATACTGCTGATTGCCGGTGATATTTCAAACGATCACATTCGTTCATACCGGTTCATGCAGGAGCTTGAGCAGATGACTGGTGTGACGATATATTTCGTGCCCGGAAACCACGATTTCTGGAACTTCAGCGGAGATGCGAAAAGTACCCGGGAAATATATGAATACTTTAAAGATACGAAGTATTTTAAAGTAGGAGCGCCGATTGATCTTGGCGACGACTGGGCACTCGTCATGAACCCGGCCTGGTATGATTACACATACGCGAGTGATCGTTTTTCACTGGAACGCTTAAGTCAGCGCGAATTTTACGGCGGTACATGGCAGGATAAGGTGAAAATCAACTGGGGCATGTCAGACCCGGAAGTTTCAAAATTAATGGCGGAACGCGCTGCGTCGGACCTGGAGGCGGTCCGGGACAAGAAGATCATCCTGATGACACACGTGGTCACGAACAAAGCGTTCAGGGTGCCGATGCCGAATCGTCTGTTCGATTACTATAATGCGTTCATCGGCACGTCGGATTTCGATTCTTTTTACGAAGACTACGACATCCGGTACAGCATCATGGGGCATATACATTTCAGACACCAGGTTAAGGAAGGCAGTACGGATTACATTTGTGCCTGTCTCGGATATAAGCGCGAGTGGCGGACGAAAGACATCGTCCATGAAATGCGCGATGCGCTGCAGGTAATAGAGATTTAATATTGATAACGGTGAGAAACCGCCTTCGGGCGGTTTTTTCTATTTTACTGGAAACTATTTTAAGAAATGCAGATAAATAAATTAACTTTTACGAAATAAAAATAAATCGCTGTTTTTCCCTATATATAGTATGAGAGGACTTTTTTTATAGAGGAGGAAATCATGCTAATTACAAAACGGAAAATCAGTAAAGAGTTGTTGTACTGCAGAGCATTGAGTTTTCGAAGTCGTTTGAATGCAGAAGAATCGAAGAAACTGTCGGTACTCGAGCGCGGATATGCCGGAGAATGTATTTACGATGAGGTATTTGAAGATGTGGGGCACGGAACGGTGTTTGTGTTCCGTGATATTTATTTGGGAATTGAAGACAGCGTCGCACAGTACGATTCATTAATCGTGAGCGATGCAGGGGTTACAGTAAACGAAATAAAAAACTACTCGGGTTTTTATCGTGTGGAAAATGGTAAATGGTTTGCCGGAAGTTTTGAGGTGCCGGACGATCCGGCTGTGCAGCTGAAACGTGCGATGAACAAGCTGCTCAGATTAAAATATATTCATTCGCTGAATTTTGGTATTGAGGGCAGGGTGGTGTTTCCGCATATCGATTTCAGGTTGAATTATGATGATCCGGGGATGCGTGCGAAACTGGTGATGCGGGCGGAGCTGCGTGATTATTTAAAGCAGTTTAAAAACGAATATGCGGGGAGTTACGCCGAGCGGATTGCCGATGCGGTTTCCGCACACATTATTGATAATCCTTACTTTGATAAAAGTGCTGATTTTGATTTGGTGAGAAAGGGATTGTATTGCGGGAATTGCGGAAGTTTTGAAGTGACGGACAATCATTTTTATATGAGATGCGGGGGATGTGGAAGCCAGGAAACGAAAGAAACGCATCTTCTGAGAGCGATAAGTGATTTCAGTGCACTGTTTTCAAATGAAAGAATGACCAAGAAAAGGATGATGGAGTTTATCAATTATAAAATCAGCTCCAGAACAGCATTGAGAATGCTGGAAAAGTATTGCGTCCGTATAAAGAATGGTCCCCGGACATATTATAAATTTAAGTATCATGATTTTAATGAAGCGTATTATAAAAATGAGGAATTATACAGATATAAAGATAAAAAAATGATCTGATTTAGGTTAGTGTGCCAAAGAGAGAGGCTCATTGTCACAGTAGAGGGGTTAGTGTATCAGAGAGAGTAGTTCACTGTCACAGTAGAAGACTTAGTGTGCCAGAGAGAGTGGTTCACTGTCACAGTAGAAGACTTAGTGTGCCAAAGAGAGTAGTTCACTGTCACAGTAGAAGACTTAGTGTGCCAGAGAGGACCACTCATTGTCACAGTAGAGCATAATATCTGCCATCCCAACAAAAAAACGCGCCGGCAGGCGCGTCATTCAACATAAATTCTAATTTTTAGCTTTAATTTCTTCGTATTTCGCGTGCCATTCGGGGAATACGCGTTTAAAGATGACAGGCTGGAATTCGCCGTCGACTTTTTTCACAACAATCAGTGTTGTTGTGCCGTGCGTGCATACTTCACCGTCACCGTTAACGATTTCGAAGCCGTAAATTGTGCGGACACCTGTATGTTCTTCCACCCATGTACGGACGAATGCGCGGTCGCCGTATTTTAACGGTTTTGCGTATGTGATGTTGACGTTGTGAACGGGAGCGAGGTATCCTGCGCGTTCCATCGTCAGGTAATCATAGCCGATATCCTCAATCAGCTGTCTGCGTCCGAGTTCCAGCCATTTAATATAATTGCCGTGATAAATAACACCCATCATATCCGTATCGGCATATAATATCTGTATTTCAGTTTCTGCTACATAAACGCTCATGCAAGTTCCTCCTAAAAATATCTTACCGTCATTATATCACTCTGATCGGACAATTTTTCTAAGGAGTTTATCAGATTTGCCTAAAAGGGTATGATAGACAGAGAAGGCAATCAGAAATGGGGCAGAATGGATATGAAATTACTGACTTTTGTAGATGAGTTAACGGGGAAGTATCACCTTGGTGTACTGACAGCGTCAGGTGTGCTGGATATTTCCGAAGATTTTGAAACGCTGCAGGATGTCATGGCGAACAAGGAAAAGGCGGAGGCACTGATCGAGTTCTATCTGGAAGATGAGCACATCGAACTGAAAAGTATCGATGATATCAAGCTCGGACCGGTTGTGCCAAATCCGGAGAAAATCATTTGCATCGGTGTTAACTATAAACGCCATGCAGAAGAAATGAAAATAGATATTCCGGAACTGCCGATTATCTTTTCGAAGTTCAACAACGCACTGACAGCGCATAACAGTACGATAAAAATCCCGTCGGACACATACATGATTGATTACGAAGGCGAGCTTGCGATTATTATCGGTAAAGAAGGCCGCAACATCCCGCGGGATGAGGCGATGGATTACGTGTTCGGCTATGCCAATGCGAACGACGTTTCCGACCGGAGCGCACAGTTTGCGACGAGCCAGTGGCTCGCGGGGAAATCGTACGACGGTTTCTGTCCAATCGGCCCGTATATTGCAACGCTCGGGGAAATAGGAGAGCCGCATAAACTGCGTATCAAAACGTATGTTAATGACGAACTCCGTCAGGATTCCAATACGAATGATATGGTGTTTAAGAGCAGAGGCCTCGTCAGCTATATTTCAAAATATATGACGCTTAAGCCCGGTGATATTATTCTCACGGGTACACCTGAAGGGGTGGCGTCCGGATATAAAACCGCAGACAAGCCGTGGATTAAAGACGGTGACACTGTAACGGTTGAAATAGAATCGCTCGGCAGACTGACGAATCGTTTTGAAAAGGAATGATGATTGATGTCGATTTATGGAAAAGTTCGTACACTCTATACAGGAAAAGTTAAAACATGCGGAAATCCTGAAGCGGAACGTAAAATGGATCAGCCGTGGGAAACCGGAGCGTTTAAAGAACAAACGGATGAGCCTGTATTTTTATCCGAAGAAGGTCTGGCAGGCGATGAATGTGCAGATAAGAAAAATCACGGCGGACCGGAGAAAGCGCTGTTTGCCTACAGTCTCGCACATTACGACGACTGGCAGCGGGAACTCGGCAATCCGGATATTACCGCCGGCGGCAACGGGGAAAACATTTCTGTTATGCACATGGACGAAACAAGTGTCTGTATCGGTGATATTTATGAACTGGGTGAAGCGGTTGTCCAGGTCTCGCAGCCGCGCCGTCCGTGCTGGAAACCGGCACGGCGTCACAGAGATGTCGACCTTGCGAAAAAGATTGAGGATTCCGGACGTACCGGCTGGTATTTCCGCGTGCTTAAAGAAGGAAATATTAAAGCCGGTGATACATTTCAGCTGGTCGAGCGCCCGTGCCCGGACTGGACGATTGCACGTATGAACGAAGTGCTTTATCATAATCGGGATAATATCGGCCTGATGGAAAACTTAAGAGATGGTAAGTACACACCGCCGAGCTGGAAGAAAGCACTTGATAAGCTTCTGACCGGTGAAGAGGTGGACGATTCAAAACGACTGTACGGACCGAATATATAACGAAAAGAGGATGGCCGCGATGCAGCCATCCTCTTTATATTTTACTTTCCGCTCATCCACTGCATCGCTTTTAATATTCCGGCGTCCCAGTAGGTGTAATCATGGTCCCCGGGACCTTCCTCGTATTTAAAGGAAATGCCTTTTGACTCAAGGAAGCCTTTAAACTCCACGTTATCTTCATAGATGAAGTCTTCGGTCCCGCACATCATGTACAGTTCCGGCAGGCCGTCAACTCCGACAGCCCCGACGCCGTCTGCAACAATCTTTTTAATATCCAGTGCGGTCCCGGCTGCCGTATTAACGTCACCGATAATGCCCCGCATTTTAAAGTCCGGCCAGTCGTAGTCAAGGAGCCGCTCAATATTTGCGGCACTCGACATAAAGCATGCTTTGCCGAACAGTTCCGGATTTTCAAATGCTGTTTTTATAACGCCGAAACCGCCCATTGAATGTCCTGCAAGGAAATTATCCTCCCGTGCTTTCGACAGCGGGAAAATCTGATGGGCGTAACGCCACACTTCAAGTATATGATCTTTATAACTGTGCCCGTATAACATGTTTGCATAAAAGCTGTGGTCTCCGTCAGGCAGAATCACTGCAAGATTATGTTCATTGGCGTAGCGTTCCGCACTTGTAAACCGCATGTATGAATTATTATCGCTGCTTAAGCCGTGTAGAATCATTACGGATGGGAGAAGCCGGGGCTTGGCCGCCATGTCGTAATGTTCATCCTGTTCAGGCAGAATTAAATTAAAATGATGGTGCTTGCCGAGAGCATGTGAGAAAAAGTTGATTCGCATTAAAGCCAAAAAAATCGTCTCCTTTATAATATGATGATAAAAAAAGTCCCGCCATCAGACGGGACTGTACAGTTTTAGTTGTTCACTGTTTGAGCTTTCGGTTCTTTATCTTCAGGATTATATGTCGGATCGAGCTTGCGTTCAAGGAAACGCAGCGCGAAGTCGATAATAATCGCAATCAGTGCAATCGGAATGGCACCGGCTAAAATATACACGGTGCCGTCCGTAGCGTTCGTTCCGCGGATGATTAAGTCGGACAGTGTCGGTGCACCGATAAATGACCCAATCGCAACGATACCGATTGCAACGACAAGCGCGATGCGCAGACCGCCGATAATTACCGACAGTGCGAGCGGCAGCTCAATCATGCGGAGCACCTGATTGCGTGTCATTCCCATACTTTTTCCGGCATCGGTAATATTTTTATCGACACCGGTAATGCCTGCGTACGTGTTTTTAATAATCGGCAGCAGCGCGTACAGGAATACCGTCACGATAACCGTATTTGTACCGAGTCCCATAACGAGCATTAAAATCGCGAGCATCGCGAGTGCGGGAATCGTCTGGATAATATTCGCAAGTGTAATTACAATGCCTGAAAGTTTTGCATAGCGCGCGATAAAAATTCCGACCGGGATGCCGACGATTGCAGCAAACAGCACGCCGTAAACACTCATCAGCAGATGATCTGTAAACAGGCTGAGCAGGTAGGCGAAGTTGTTGACGAAATAATTATATAAATCGGACATCAAATTACCTGTCATATTATTCACCTTTCCCTTCAAAGTAGTTGTGTTCTTCTAAAAACTCTTCCGCAACGAGTGCAGGCTCAATGCCTTCCTCATCCGAACGGTAGTTTAAGTTCTGCATCGTTTCTGTTGAAATCGTATCAGTCAGACGTGACAGTGCATCGTCAATTACAGGATATTCCTCGATAATTTCATGTGTTGCAAACGGTGCTGCATCATACGGCGGGAAGAACTGCAGGTCATCTTCCAGCACGACTAAATCATATGCCGGAATACGGCCGTCAGTCGTATAGCCGAGTGCGAGATCCAGACTGCCTGTACTTAATGCTTCGTACACGAGACTGATCTGCATTGCACGGATGTTATCGAATTCAAACCCGTATGCTTTCTGGAATGCAGGATATCCGTCACCCGGACGGTTGAACCATGATGTATCCACACCGACTGCGAACTCATCTGTATATTCTGCGAGATCTGATGTTGTTTCAAGATTGTATTTTTCCGCTGTTTCACGCGTTACCATAAATGCGTACGTGTTATCAAAACCGTAAGAGTCGTAAAATTTCATATCAAAATCTTTATCAAACGCTTCCTGCGTCTGCTCGAGTGCCACCATCGGATCACTTTCAGCGTCCTTATTCAAAACACCTGTAAGTTCTGTGCCTGTATAACGGACACCCGATACCTGGGCATCTCCCGAGAGCAGTGCGTTGTGCTGAATGGTTGATGAACCGAGATTGTTAATCATCACGGGTTCAATTTCGCCGTCGCTGTAATGTTCGATCATTAAGCGCGACATATGTGAAACGATTTGTGATTCTGTAGTTGTCATAGAAGTAATTGCAATGCCATCGCTGGAACTGCTGCTGAGTCCGGGCAGACTGCACCCGGCCAAGACAGTCAGAGATACCAGGATGACGGCTAATAATTTTTTAGTTTGTCTCATGATACTCCTCCTATCTCGATACTTTTAAGCCTTTCGGCGTCGCCCATTTTTCTGTAAGCGATAAAACATAATCAGCAATTAAAGCGAGCAGTGTCACCATAATTGCTGCGCTGATAATCAGTTCGGGCTGGTACGAATTCAGACCGTTAAAGACGAAGTCGCCAAGTCCGCCGGCACCGATATAGCTGGCAAGCGTTGCCCATGAAATAACGTAAACCGATGATAATCTGATACCGCTCAAAATTAACGGAACAGCAATCGGCAGTTCAACGTTCCACATTAACTGCATACGTGTCATGCCCATACTTTTTGCTGCTTCCCTGACGTTCGGATCGATGTTTTTAACACCGATAATCGTATTGTTTAAAATCGGCAGCAGAATATATGCACTGAGTGCGATAATTGCAGGCACGCGTCCGACTCCAAACAGCGGAATCATTAATGCAAGCACTGCAAGTGTCGGTACGGTCTGCAGCACGCCGGCTGTCGTTAATACGTAGCCGCTCAGTTTTTTAGTGTTGGCAATTGACATACCAAGCGGAACGGCGATCAGAATACCGATGATCAATGAAATAATAGACAGGTAAAAGTGTTCCCATGTTTTCATGAGGAGCTCCGAACCGTTGACGCTTAAAAATTCCATCATGCTTCATCAGCTCCTGACGTTACCGGTGCGGACGTCTCCTCGCCCCAGATTGTGTCGTATACGATATCCACTAAGTTGGAACGCGTAATTAATCCGATTAATGTATTGTTTTCATCCACTACAGGTATGTTTCTGACGTTTCGTTTTAAAATAGTGCGGACGGAATCCTGAAGTTTTGAATCGATGCCGATTTTGTATATGTCGCGGCCCATTAAATCAACGATATCCATACCTTTACGGTATCCTTCGTTAATATCTTCAATGTCGATAAAGCCGAGCAGTTTCTTCTTGCTGTCGGTAACGAGAATCGTATCGATACGTTTTTCACGCATCAGGGCGATACATTCGTTAATCGATTTATCGACTGTTATGCTGACAGGTGTAATCATTGCATCAGCGACGGTACGCATATTCGGACGGTCCTGAATTAAACGGCCTTCACCGATAAAGTCGCGTACGAAATCATTGGCAGGGTTGCGGAGAATTTCATCCGGAGTATCGAACTGGATAATTTCACCGTGACTCATAATGCAGATTCTGTCTGCGAGTTTAATTGCTTCATCCATATCGTGTGTGACAAAAATAAATGTTTTGCCGAGTTTCTGCTGGAGTTCTTTAACTAAATCCTGGAGTGTGTCGCGGGTAATAGGATCGAGTGCGCCAAACGGCTCATCCATCAGGATGATGTCCTGTTCTGCTGCAAGTGCACGGACAACACCGATACGCTGCTGCTGTCCGCCGGACAGTTCAGAAGGGTAGCGTTGTAAAAATTCTTCAGGCAGGTCGACGAGTTTTATTAACTCTTTCGCCTTCCTGTCTTTATCTTCCTCAGACCATTTTAAAAGTCTCGGAACAAGTGTAATGTTTTCTTTGATCGTCATGTGCGGCAAAAGTCCAATCTGCTGAATCACATAGCCGATACTGCGGCGCAGTTCCACCGGGTTTTTCTTGGTGATATCTTTACCGTTTATCGTAATCGTCCCGGAGGTCGGTTCGATCATCCGGTTAATCATGCGGAGTGCGGTCGTTTTACCACTCCCGCTGGTACCGATAAATGCGATAAATTCACCTTCCTGAATATCGAGGGAAATGTCGTTAACGGCTTTCTTACTGCCGCCGTAAATCTTAGTTAAATTCTTTATGCTTAACATAGTCGTCTCCTTTACTTTATAAAGTTGAGCAAATTTATACTTAATGATTATAACATACTTTGGAATACTATTTCAGATATCTGATTATGTAAGCGATTTAAAAATGCGTATTTACGCTTTTTAATTGCTTTAATGTGAAAAAAAACACTGTAATTTAATTAGGATAAAAAATAAAATAAGTGAATTTAAATTTCGCGTTAATTTGAAAACATGATAGAATGAAATAAAACATGCTATAGAAGGGGAATGCCAATGTTGTCATTATTAATGATTGTAGTGCCTGTCTTTTTAGTTTTTGTGATCGGTTTTACAGCACAGAAACTGCTGAAAATGGACATTAAATCTGTATCATCCGTGTCGCTTTACATATTATTTCCCTGCCTTGCATTTACGACGTTTTATACAAACCCTTTGGATGGGGAATTTTTATACGCATTGTTTTATTCGGTAATTCTAATGCTCACCTTAACGCTGGTTACAATCGTAATTGCGTCCGTGCTGAAATACAGCCGTGCGGAAATTGGTGCAATGCTGCTTGGTGTACTGTTTCCAAACAGCGGAAATTACGGTGCACCGGTAGTGCTGTTCGCGATTAATGCGGCGGCATTTGACTATGCGATTATGCTGACTGTAATACATACGTTTATTATCAGCACAGTCGGAATATTCATTGCCTCATACGGTAACGGTGCGGCAATTACTGTGCGGGAAGGCATACGCAGTGTCATGCGGGTACCTGTTATATATGCTGTAATGATTGCAGTAATTATGCAGCTTTTAAATTTTGATATACCGCCGCAGTTTATGGAAGTGATTGAAATGATTGGAGCGGCATCGATTCCAATCGTTATGCTGATACTCGGCATGCAGCTCGCGGATATGAAGCTTGGCCACAGTAAAATCACGGAAGTAACAGGGCTGGTTGTCATGCGTATGGTGGTATCCCCGCTCATTGCGATGGTACTGACATTGTTCATGCCGATTGATGAAATATTTAAACTGGTGTTTATCATACTGAACGCAATGCCGGTGGCCGCGAATGCCACGATGATTGCCGCAGCGTACAATACAAAGCCGGATACAGTTTCCCTTGGGGCGTTCGTAACGACTGTATTGAGCCTGATTGCGCTCCCGGTATGGCTGTATGTACTTGGAATCGGGATGTAGTAAATATATTTAATTAAAGATTTGTATGTATTATTGTACTGTTCTTCGTAAAGTAATCGAAACTTTCTGAATACTTATTGACACTAACAGTTAAAAAGTGGTAATTTAGACCTTAACTAAACTTTACATAGCCGATTTAAACTATATAACCCCTTAGCAGGCACTTTCCACCCGGGAAAGTGTCTGCTCTCTTTTTTATAGATTGCAAAAAGGCTCTTTTGGGTATATTTAATATTAAGCGATATAAATATAGGGGGAGTTATTGTGAAAAACCGATATACTGCTGATATTGAATATTTAACAGTAGGGCTGGAAAACGCATCGATTGAAGTGGAGGCTTTTGTAAATCTCGGCTGTCCGTACAGCGCGAAGTTCTTTGAAATTGCATCCAATGTCATTAAACCTTATACAGACAGCGGGCATGTGAAGTTTGTTGTGAAGCATGTGGACCGTACGAAAGATCAGCTGCTCCGCGGCACGATTGCCAATAACTATGTGGACCACGACGATCCGGTGGAAGGCTTCGCGGCGATGAAAAAATTATTCCGGACGCAGAGATCATGGGTGAAGAGTTTCAGAAAGACGCTTGAAATGTGTGAAGATGAACTTGGACTTCCTGAGCAAACTGCCGCTTATGAACGCGGTGCAGCAGTGCTGGAAGATTTTAATGAACGCGGACTGAAGATTGTGCCGACTGTATTTATTAACGGGGAACATCTTACAGAATATAAGCCGGCAGATCAGAGTGATGAAGAGATCGGCAGGTTATTTACTGAAAGAATAGAGTCATTGAAATAGGCTGGAGTTTCCAGTCTGTTTTCTTTTAGTGTATATTACTCGTAAGGAGATGAAGTGATGAAGTATTTCGCAGTGTTTTTATCGATGAAAGATGAAGAGTTATCGCGTATACACAGACAGAAACATCTGGACTTTTTGGCACAGAAGAGAGAGTCCGGCACTGTACTGATGAACGGCAGGTTCACAGACGGTACAGGCGGTCTTATTATTTACCGTGCTGAAAATGAAGAGTCAGCGGTCTCACTCGTAAAACAGGATCCCTACATTTCGCTGGGTGCGAGAGATTATGAAATCCGTGAATGGGATATGGAAACAAATTACGAGTTTTAAAAGTTCGGAGTGATAATGATGAAGTCAGCTAAGAGAGTTACATTATTAATACTGGGAGTACTATTATTATGGGCACCGGGAATTCATGCACAGGAAGCAATCAATCCTTATTTGCAGAATATGGTGGAGGTACGGGCATCATCCGATGAAAGCTGGCAGGAAGCCCAGCAGATGATCAGCCGTATGAATCATGTGGAAAACAGCATTTTGTATCAGACGAGCAGCAACGGTGCAGTATTTATACTCGCTGATACACCGATTACAGAGCAGCCGGAATTCGAGCATTTAAAAGGCGTGGTACCGAGGGGCCATACAAACTCCTGGGATGAAATTCCGGGTGCAGGAGGACACGTATCCATGGCGCGTATTGGATACAGTGCGTATGGCAGAGGCCATTCGGCAGTCAATCTTGAACTCCATGAATACGGACATGTCGTCGACTCATTTACAGTCGGCGTGCAGGTAAGTGAAACAGAGGAGTTCAGAGCGATTCATGCTGCTGAGGTGGATTCTCTGATGAACAGCAACTCACAGCGTGATTATTACGATATCGTTGAAGAATATTTCGGTGAAACATTCGCGATGTATTACTACACAGCGGAATCACGTGCGGAACTGGCAGAGAAAGCACCGAGAACATTTGCGTTCTTTGATGACTTTAACCATCGTATTTTATCGACCGGAGAAGTGACAGGGAACACTGTAACAATGTACTGGGATCTGCATGAAGATGCCGTGGAATACGAAATGTTCCGGAACGGTGAATCTGTCGGTACGACAGCAGACAGCAGCTTCAGAATCGAAGGATTAAATACGGATACAACTTACGATTTTAAAGTTGTCGCAAAAAATGCGGGCGGTGAAGAAATCTATACATCCTATACACGTTCGGCACTGACAGGCAGCGTGCCGGATGCAGATACGACC from Jeotgalicoccus saudimassiliensis includes the following:
- a CDS encoding metallophosphoesterase; translated protein: MKIGVISDLHIDRYHSETLQQKDFSLTLANEVSRASLDILLIAGDISNDHIRSYRFMQELEQMTGVTIYFVPGNHDFWNFSGDAKSTREIYEYFKDTKYFKVGAPIDLGDDWALVMNPAWYDYTYASDRFSLERLSQREFYGGTWQDKVKINWGMSDPEVSKLMAERAASDLEAVRDKKIILMTHVVTNKAFRVPMPNRLFDYYNAFIGTSDFDSFYEDYDIRYSIMGHIHFRHQVKEGSTDYICACLGYKREWRTKDIVHEMRDALQVIEI
- a CDS encoding nuclease-related domain-containing protein yields the protein MLITKRKISKELLYCRALSFRSRLNAEESKKLSVLERGYAGECIYDEVFEDVGHGTVFVFRDIYLGIEDSVAQYDSLIVSDAGVTVNEIKNYSGFYRVENGKWFAGSFEVPDDPAVQLKRAMNKLLRLKYIHSLNFGIEGRVVFPHIDFRLNYDDPGMRAKLVMRAELRDYLKQFKNEYAGSYAERIADAVSAHIIDNPYFDKSADFDLVRKGLYCGNCGSFEVTDNHFYMRCGGCGSQETKETHLLRAISDFSALFSNERMTKKRMMEFINYKISSRTALRMLEKYCVRIKNGPRTYYKFKYHDFNEAYYKNEELYRYKDKKMI
- a CDS encoding acyl-CoA thioesterase; translation: MSVYVAETEIQILYADTDMMGVIYHGNYIKWLELGRRQLIEDIGYDYLTMERAGYLAPVHNVNITYAKPLKYGDRAFVRTWVEEHTGVRTIYGFEIVNGDGEVCTHGTTTLIVVKKVDGEFQPVIFKRVFPEWHAKYEEIKAKN
- a CDS encoding fumarylacetoacetate hydrolase family protein, which encodes MKLLTFVDELTGKYHLGVLTASGVLDISEDFETLQDVMANKEKAEALIEFYLEDEHIELKSIDDIKLGPVVPNPEKIICIGVNYKRHAEEMKIDIPELPIIFSKFNNALTAHNSTIKIPSDTYMIDYEGELAIIIGKEGRNIPRDEAMDYVFGYANANDVSDRSAQFATSQWLAGKSYDGFCPIGPYIATLGEIGEPHKLRIKTYVNDELRQDSNTNDMVFKSRGLVSYISKYMTLKPGDIILTGTPEGVASGYKTADKPWIKDGDTVTVEIESLGRLTNRFEKE
- a CDS encoding MOSC domain-containing protein, translating into MSIYGKVRTLYTGKVKTCGNPEAERKMDQPWETGAFKEQTDEPVFLSEEGLAGDECADKKNHGGPEKALFAYSLAHYDDWQRELGNPDITAGGNGENISVMHMDETSVCIGDIYELGEAVVQVSQPRRPCWKPARRHRDVDLAKKIEDSGRTGWYFRVLKEGNIKAGDTFQLVERPCPDWTIARMNEVLYHNRDNIGLMENLRDGKYTPPSWKKALDKLLTGEEVDDSKRLYGPNI
- a CDS encoding alpha/beta hydrolase, whose product is MALMRINFFSHALGKHHHFNLILPEQDEHYDMAAKPRLLPSVMILHGLSSDNNSYMRFTSAERYANEHNLAVILPDGDHSFYANMLYGHSYKDHILEVWRYAHQIFPLSKAREDNFLAGHSMGGFGVIKTAFENPELFGKACFMSSAANIERLLDYDWPDFKMRGIIGDVNTAAGTALDIKKIVADGVGAVGVDGLPELYMMCGTEDFIYEDNVEFKGFLESKGISFKYEEGPGDHDYTYWDAGILKAMQWMSGK
- a CDS encoding ABC transporter permease, with translation MTGNLMSDLYNYFVNNFAYLLSLFTDHLLMSVYGVLFAAIVGIPVGIFIARYAKLSGIVITLANIIQTIPALAMLAILMLVMGLGTNTVIVTVFLYALLPIIKNTYAGITGVDKNITDAGKSMGMTRNQVLRMIELPLALSVIIGGLRIALVVAIGIVAIGSFIGAPTLSDLIIRGTNATDGTVYILAGAIPIALIAIIIDFALRFLERKLDPTYNPEDKEPKAQTVNN
- a CDS encoding osmoprotectant ABC transporter substrate-binding protein produces the protein MRQTKKLLAVILVSLTVLAGCSLPGLSSSSSDGIAITSMTTTESQIVSHMSRLMIEHYSDGEIEPVMINNLGSSTIQHNALLSGDAQVSGVRYTGTELTGVLNKDAESDPMVALEQTQEAFDKDFDMKFYDSYGFDNTYAFMVTRETAEKYNLETTSDLAEYTDEFAVGVDTSWFNRPGDGYPAFQKAYGFEFDNIRAMQISLVYEALSTGSLDLALGYTTDGRIPAYDLVVLEDDLQFFPPYDAAPFATHEIIEEYPVIDDALSRLTDTISTETMQNLNYRSDEEGIEPALVAEEFLEEHNYFEGKGE
- a CDS encoding ABC transporter permease, which translates into the protein MMEFLSVNGSELLMKTWEHFYLSIISLIIGILIAVPLGMSIANTKKLSGYVLTTAGVLQTVPTLAVLALMIPLFGVGRVPAIIALSAYILLPILNNTIIGVKNIDPNVREAAKSMGMTRMQLMWNVELPIAVPLILSGIRLSSVYVISWATLASYIGAGGLGDFVFNGLNSYQPELIISAAIMVTLLALIADYVLSLTEKWATPKGLKVSR
- a CDS encoding betaine/proline/choline family ABC transporter ATP-binding protein (Members of the family are the ATP-binding subunit of ABC transporters for substrates such as betaine, L-proline or other amino acids, choline, carnitine, etc. The substrate specificity is best determined from the substrate-binding subunit, rather than this subunit, as it interacts with the permease subunit and not with substrate directly.), encoding MLSIKNLTKIYGGSKKAVNDISLDIQEGEFIAFIGTSGSGKTTALRMINRMIEPTSGTITINGKDITKKNPVELRRSIGYVIQQIGLLPHMTIKENITLVPRLLKWSEEDKDRKAKELIKLVDLPEEFLQRYPSELSGGQQQRIGVVRALAAEQDIILMDEPFGALDPITRDTLQDLVKELQQKLGKTFIFVTHDMDEAIKLADRICIMSHGEIIQFDTPDEILRNPANDFVRDFIGEGRLIQDRPNMRTVADAMITPVSITVDKSINECIALMREKRIDTILVTDSKKKLLGFIDIEDINEGYRKGMDIVDLMGRDIYKIGIDSKLQDSVRTILKRNVRNIPVVDENNTLIGLITRSNLVDIVYDTIWGEETSAPVTSGADEA